The DNA region cactactctctcattccctctcttctctttctcgctcttcCAATACtcctgtgcttctctctctcattccctctcttctctctctctctcggtcgtcCATAAGTCCGGctgtactctctcattccctcgctTCTTTCACGCTTGCTCTTACTTTAgtctgtgctccactctctcattccctctcttccctctctatctcttccattagtctgtgctctactctcccattccctctcttctgtctctctcactcttcgattagtctgtgctctactctctcataccctctcttctctctcgctGTAGCTCTTTCATTATTCTGTGCTCTACACTCAGATTCCCGCTCCTCTCTCACGCTCTGCCATTAATCTGTGCTCTAttatctcattccctctcttctctctctctctctctctctctccaattagACTGTGCTCTACATTCTCATTCctgctcttcatctctctctcgctcttcgattagtctgtgctctactctctcatttcctctcttcaccctctctctctcactcttccatcCGTCTGTGCTATACTTTCTCATTCCCTTtcttctccctctcacactcttccattagtctgtgctctactttCTCATTccctcacttctctctctctcgctccaccattagtctgtgctctactctttaattcactcccttctctcactcgctcttcctttACTCTCTGCTCTactctttcattccctctcttctctctctcgctgttccattgGTATGTACTCtactctctcgttccctctcttctctctctctctcgctcttgctTATGTCTAGCTCtagtctctcattccctctcttctctcactctcgctaTTCCATTATTTTCTGctctgctctctcactccctcaattctctctctcgctcttccattaGTCTATGTTCAACGCTCTCGTTCCCtctactctctcactctcgctattCCATTAGTTTCTGCTCTGCTCGCTCGTTCCCTCAattatctctctcgctcttcgaTTAGTCTGTTCTctactctcccattccctctcttctctctcgcgctcttccattaatctgtgctctactctctcattcccgatgttctctctctctccctcgctcttccATTATTCTCTGCTGTACTCTCCCatttcctctcttctctctctcgtccttCCATTATTCTGTGCTGTACTCTCCCatttcctctcttctctctctcgtccttCCATTATTCTGTGCTGTACTCTCCCatttcctctcttctctctctcgcccttccaTGATTCTCTGCTctactctcccattccctctcttctcatGCGGTCAACCGgtaattaccacctaccaccgtcCTCGAACACCACACCGATATCAACTTAAGGAGACTTCTGTGGGATCCGGCACTCCCGTCTTcatttgtgaagacagattcattgtcctcattcagtacctcagccacaccctctgcctccacaagaagattgtcTTTTTTGTCCCGAATCGACCCCACCATTTATTCACTATCCAttaactttttatatgtttatagaagaTTTTTGGGTTGCCTTTTAGGTTACGCTCATCTTTTTTCACACGCTCACTTTTCTCTTCTAAtatccttttttctattgccccCTGCACTCTCTTTATTATGCCTGTTTTTTTACTGTATTCTACTCCTCATGTTTGTCAAAAACCGCCttttacagttttattttaacttcaattCCCATTATCATACAGCGAACTCTACCTTTGGATGTCCGATCTTTCAGTCTTATTGGCAAATGCTTGATTTCTACCCGAACTAGCTCTGCCTTGAAGGCCGGCCATTTCTCATCTTTTGGGTCACGAACCTTGACATGGACCCAAGGCATGAGGCCATTGCTCATCCAACTCGGTCAGAGCCCAATGCCAGCAGTGTGTCCCAGTTGACAGTCACAAAGGGAGAAAGGGCACCAGGTACAGAGAAATTGTGCAAAGGGAAAGTGGTGAGACAAAGCAATGTTGGGAAACAAAGTCAGTCCTGCATCACTTGGACACACCCTGCATAGCCCACAGATGCCGCTCACTGATGGTTCGACGAGCGTCCCGGCAGCACCGGATCCCACAGAAGTCTCCTTAAGTTCACGGTGGTGTGGTGTTAGAGgacggtggtaggtggtaattaaTGCCTGACCGCatgagaagagagggaatgggagaataGAGCACAGAATAAtggaagagcgagagaaagaagagaggaaATCGGAGAGTGGAGCACAGAGTaatggaagagggagggagagaagagaggaaatgggggagttgagcacaaaataatgaagagcaagagagagaagagatggaAAGGGAGAGTAGAGCACATAAtaatggaagagcgagagagagagtcgagGGAAtaagagagtagagcacagactaatggaagaacgagtgagagggaagggagggaatgagagagtggagcacagactaatggaagagggagagagagagggcagagggaatgagagagtagagcacagactaatggaagagcgACTGAGAGAAGAGAGGGATTTTCGAGAGTAGaaatggaagagggagagagagtgaagtggGGGAATGAGAGCACCGAATAAtggaagagcgagagaaagagagagaggagagggaatgggagagtagAGCACAGGCTAATggaagagcgagggagagagaagagagggaagttcgagagtagagcacagactactggaagtgggagagagagagaagtgggagaatgagagagtagagcaccgaataatggaagagcgagagagtgagagagagagagagagaaaggagagggaatgagaaagtagagcacagactaatggaagagcgagagtgagagaaagagctgAGGGAAAGGCAGAGTAGAGCACCGAATAATGGAACAGCGAGAGTGATAAGAAATGGAATGAGAGATTTGAGCACGGActaatgggagagggagagagagagagaggagagggaatgagagagtagagcacggactaatgggagagggagagagagagagaggagagggaatgagagagtagagcacggactaatgggagagggagagagagagagaggagagggaatgaTAAACTAGAGCACGGACtaatggaagagcgagagagagaggagagggaataaGATTGTATATAGAGTTATCCATAAACTGTACATTGAATATAGCGGTACCCATCAACTGTACACTGTATAAAGAGTTACCCATAAATTGTAAATTGTATATGGAGTTCGCCATGAACTTTACATTGTACATGGAGTTacccataaactgtacattgtatatGGAGTTCGCCATGAACTGTACATTGTACATAGAGTTACCCATTaactgtacattgtatatagagttacccataaactgtacattgtacaTAGAGTTATAAATACATGTTACTGTGTCTAAGAGTTAACCATAAACAGAAAAGTTTATCGATCTTTACCCATAAACTGTATGATGCCGATACCGAGCGCCTTCCACAGAGTTGGGCTGACATGTTTGGCAGCTGTACCACTAGTGCTGGAGCCCAGAAGACTGTAGTGAAGAGAGTAGATTGTTTGTGAAGGTGTATCGGAGGTCCAGAGCTCGAGGGGATTAAAGTGTTTGTGTGGGTCGAATCTGTGAAGGGTCTCACACGAATGTGAGATTTTTACATTGATTGCATTCAGTGGCAGAGTGACATTATAggtcggggtggggtggagtgaagAGTGAGCGCGATTCAGTGCAGGGCAGGATGGGAACAGCGAAATCTTGGACAAGGATAAGTTTTTGGAGGCTGGATAATGGGAGGTCAGGAAGGAGAGACTTTGCGCAGTTGCTGAGTCTCGGGATGACGGTGCAGAGGTGAAAAGTCAAGCCATTGCTTGAAGTCAAGTGGTCTCATTAAGATAAGCAGTAAGGATACCGTGTAAGCGCAGTTCTACAGAGGAGATTAATGGAGGATGggcagagaggtagagaaggataAGCATGGAAAAGTCACGGTGCCTATAGTCACAGAGCACATTATTCGTGACTTTGGCCAGCGTCGTTTCAATcctgggagcggggtgggggcaaACTGGAGGGATTAGAACCGAGAGGTTCTGTGGAATTGGGATGAAATGGCACATTTGAGgacattagggagggaggagatgttgCAATCAGGTCGGTATTTGAAACATATCGATGAGACACGGGAAGGTTATCTCAGAAGGAAAATGTTACGGGAGAGCGATGGAGCCTGACGATGATGTCAGCATACTTGGatccaggaggaggagtttggtgGCTAGATAATATATAAGGACAGATTCGTTTTttatgagttcatggaatgtgggcgccgctggaaaggcttgcatttattgcccatccctaattgcccttgagaaggtggtggtgaaacgccttcttgaacagctgcagtccgtgtggtgaaggttctcccacagtgctgttaggtagggagttccaggattttgacccagcgacaatgaaggaacggcgatatatttccaaatcgggatggtgtttgacttgaaggggaacgtgcaggtggtgttgttcccatgtgcctgctgccatttttcTCCAACGTGGTTgacgtcgcgggtttgagaggtactattgagttgctgcagtgcaccctgtggatggaacacactgcagcaacagtgcgctggtggtaagGGAGTGCatatttagggcggtggatggagtaccaatcaagtgggctgcttttcctggatggtgtcgagcttcttgagttttgttggagatgcagtcatccaggcaagtgtagagtattccatcacactcctgacttgtgcttttagatggtggaaaggcttcggggagttaggatgtgagtcactcaccgcagaatacccagcctctgacctgctcttgtaggaacataggaacaggagtaggccattcaacctctcgttcctgctcccccatttgatatgatcatggctgatctgtgatctaactctataaacctgcctttggcccatatcccttaatacatttggttgccaaaaagctatctatctcagagttaaatttagcaattgagttagtatcaattgccatttgcagaagagagttccaaacttctacaacgctttgtgtgcagaaatgttttctaatctcgctcctgaaaggtctggctctaatttttaaactgtgccccctcctcctaaaatccccaaccagcggaaatagtttctctctatctaccctatctgttaccctcaatatcttataaacttcgaacagatcaccacttaaccttcgaaactccagagaatacaaccccaatttgtgtaatctctcctcgtaacttgacccttgaagtccaggtatcattctggtaaaactacgctgcagtccctccaaggccaatatgcccttccgaaggtgtggtacccagaactgctcacagtactccacgtgcggtctaaccagggttttgtatcgctgcagcataacttctgcccccttgtactctagtcctctagatataaaggccaacattccatttgccaacttgattattttctgcacctgttcatgacacttcaatgatcgatgtacctgaacccataagtccctttggacatccactgtttttaacgttttaccatttagaaagtaccctgttctatccttttttgttccaaagtggatgacctcacatttgtcgacattgaattccatttgccaccgtttttcccattcacctaatctgtcaatatcgctttgtaattttatgttttcatctacactgcttacaatgcaaccaatctttgcgtcatcggcaaatttagatatgtggctggtctagttcagcttctggtcaattgtgacccccaggatgttgatggtgggggattcagtgttgTAAATGCCGTTGAAaatcaaggggaggtgcttagactctctcttgttggagatggtcattgcccggcacttgcctggcgcgaacgttactgccactgatcagcccaagactggatgttgtccaggtcttgctgcatgcgagcaccgcctgcttcactatctgaggggatgcgaatggaactgaatactgtgcaatcatcccaatttctgacctcatgatggagggaaggttattaatgacgcagctgaagatggttgggcctcggacactgtcctgaggaactcctgcagcaatgtcctggggctgagatgattggcctccaacaaccactaccatcttcctttgtgttagatgtaactccagccactggagagtgtttccccctgattcaaatggacttcaattttactaaggctccttggtgccacactcggtcaaatgctgccttgatctcaagggcagtcactctcacctcacttctggaattcagctcttttgtccatatttggaccaaggctatagtgaggtctggagccgagtgttcctggcggaacccaaactgagcatcggtgagcaggtgagtaagtgccgcttgatagactgtcgaggacaccttccgtcactttgttgatgattgagagtaggcagattgggcggtaattgtccgCATTGGATTTGTGATGCTTTTTGAGTACAGGGCATAcctttgcaattttccacattgtcgggtagatgccagtgttgtagctgtactggaacaatgtggctggaggcgcggctacttCTGTAGTCCAAGCCTTCAgcgacagtcgggatgttgtcgggtcacatagcctttgttgtatccagtgcactcagccgtttctttatatcacgtgaaatgaatcgaattggctgaagctggcttctgtgatggtggagatatcggaaggaggcggagatgaatcatccactcagcacttgtggctgaagatggttgcaaacgcttcagccttgtcttttgcactcacgttctgGAATCTGCCATCTGTTAGTACCGGTGGAGCattcacctccagtgtaagtgcaGTGTAACACTTCTACCAGAAGAGGATCGTCACATCTTGCCTTAGTGTACGGGTAGCACTAGTGCTGGAGGAGCACTGTCACCATTAGTGTAAGTGTGCGGGTACCACTAGTACTGGTGGTGCACAGTCACAACTTGTGTAAGTCTACGGGTAAcactagtactggaggagcactgTCACCATTGGTGTAACTGTAGGGATAACACCTGTGTTGGAGTTGCACGTTCATATCTCGGTTAAGTGTAAGGAAATACCTAGTAtcagaggagcacggtcacctctagtGTAAGTGTACGACACCACTCGTGCAGAAGGagcactgccacctctggtgtaAGTGTAGGTTTCCACTTGTACCGGAGAAGGATCTTCATCTCCAGTGTATCTGCAGGGTACCACCAGTACCGGAGGAGACCCGTCACCTCTAGTTTAACTGTAGGGCTACCATTAGTAGCGGAGGAGAACCGTCACCTCCACTGTAATATACGGGGACCACTGGTAGAGGATAACTGTCATCTCTGGTGTAATTCTAGGGGTACCACAAGTACTGGAGAATAATGTAGGGGTATTACTGGTACCGGACGACCAGGGTCACCATTGGTGTAAGTGTCGACTTACAATTAATTTGCGAGGAACACGATAATCCCTTGAGTAAGTGTAGTGTACCATTAGTACCGGAGGAGAATGTTTAACTCCAGTGTATGTTTAGGGGCACCACTAGCAGAAAAGAAGCTTAGTGACTCCTAGTGCAAGTGTAGGAATATCACGATCACAGGATAATCGTGGTCACCTCTTGTGATAGTGTAATGTGCAGGGACACGAGAACCGGTGAACTCTCACTACTCTGTAAGTGTAGTTGTACCACTCGTCCCAGAGGAACACGGTCACCTCTGGCATAACTGTAGTGTTCCTCCACTACTGGAAgagcacggtcacctccagtgtaagtgtagactaccactagtaccggaggaaAACGGTCACCTGAAGTGTAAGTGTGGACTatcactagtaccagaggagcacagtcacctccagtgtaagtgcaaactaccactagtaccagaggagcacggtcacctccagtgtaagtgtagactaccactagtaccggaggaaAACGGTAACCTGAAGTGTAAGTGTGGACTatcactagtaccagaggagcacagtcacctccagtgtaagtgcaaactaccactagtaccagaggagcacggtcacctccagtgtaagtgtagactACCACTAGTACctgaggagcacggtcacctccagtgtaagtgtagactaccactagtaccagaggagcacggtcacctccagtTTAAGAATGGACTACTACTCGTACCAGAGGAGCAcagtcacctccagtgtaagtgtagacCACCACTTgtaccagaggagcacggtcacctccagtgtaagtgtggactaccactagtaccagaggagcactgtcacctccagtgtaagaATGGACTACTACTCGTACCAGAGGAGCACCGTCAGCTCCAGTGCAAGTGTAGATGTCCACTCGTACcaaaggagcacggtcacctccagtgtaagtgtagactACCACTCGTACctgaggagcacggtcacctccagtgtaagaATGGactaccactagtaccagaggagtatggtcacctccagtgtaagtgtggacTACCACTAGTAacagaggagcacggtcacctccagtgtaagttTGGACTACCACTGGTAacagaggagcacggtcacctccagtgtaagaTTGGtctaccactagtaccagaggagaaTGTTCACATCGAGTGTAAGTTTGGGCTAACACTAGTAACAGAGGAGCACGGTCAACTATAGTTTAAGTGTAGACGTCCACGGGTACCAATGAACGACGGTCACCTCCAGTGTTAGTGTAGactaccactagtaccagaggagcacggtcacctcgagtctaagtgtagactaccactggtaccagaggagcacggtcacctcgagtctaagtgtagactaccactggtaccagaggagcacggtcacctcgagtctaagtgtagactaccactagtaccagaggagcacggtcacctcgagTCTATGTGTAGACTGCCACTTgtaccagaggagcacggtcacatcgaTTGTAAGTGTAGGGACACCATCAGTACTGGAGAACCATGGTTATCTCTAGTGTATGTTTAGGCTGCTACTAGTACCGGAGGAGTGCGGCCAGATCTAATACTGCAGGTTTTCAGGATTAGGTTCTGCGGCTGTGCTGGCAGATTTCGGGGACGAGGAGTGAATCAAAGGCAGAATCAGGGCGATCACTTCAAGGGTAGCTGCCTCCACCAGTCCTGTAGAAATAGAGTCAGGACCGTTACTGGGAGATTCCACTTTCCAtttataaaaaatgtttttattgtgtgatgtttttaaaaaatccaattaCCATTTCAACTTTTTCTCTGAATTTGATgtatcagcaaaaaaaaacatcttCCCTGAGTCTATTTGTTAAATGACTGTAACAAATGCTAGTTATGGTGCAACATGATTGACTCCCTGGACGattggtgtgtgtataaaagTAGGAATCCATTCCATTGCCTCATCCATGCACTAGTCAGAGTCGTTTCAGATCCTCGAGAATTTATCTATTCTCACCGAAAATGGGGCAACCAACTATTCTGCTGATAAAACagatttactacccgattctcgTTGCCGTCGGTGTCCCAGGTGAGCAATTGTAATATGTTCCTTGTTAATCCATGTTAACTGTTTCACTGTTCTTACCGCATGTTGGATAAGGTAACGTGTTTCCCGGATGTTAGCAATACACAGTCGGTAATTACCTGAACATACTCGTGAACCAGGGTTCCGCTATTTCGGCGTTCCGCTTAATCTGATCATTTCACTGATGTTACAATGTTCTGAAGCTCCAACACAAGCGTTTCAGTGGATTTACGGACTATTTCGTCACCCCGTGCAGAGTGAGCGCTGCAGCAGCTCATTTTAATGTGTGGGTAGGTTTCCCAGGTAGTGACTCGAATATTAATCCTGTTCTCACACTGCTCCGTGTTGATAATCACACTGAATGGAGTAAAATGGTCTCAACAGGTATCTCCACATATATTTCAAACAGTGGAATATTATTTCTCTCCACTtcctttcttacagcgaacttgatgacaattgtgattctctcccgaGAAAACTGCGGCCTTTCCAAGTGTATCTCggtctatatggtggccatggcaacaggagatctactggtcatgatcatcaatataatagtgtatcatattttcagttatcacttcccactttcattcctctccctcactcccgtgtgtagtttcatTCTCTACATGACTGTTGTCGCCCTCGATTTGTCTGTTTGGTTCACCGTCTCCTTCACATTTGACCGTTTTGTCGCTCTCTGCTGCCAGAAGTTTAAAACCaagtattgcaccgagagaactgcGGCCGCGGTTCTAACAACGGTCTCTGTTCTCATAGTTTTAAAGCATATCCCCCTTCCGTTTACATTTGAGCCTCACCAAATAATTAACAAAGTGCAGTGGGGCTGCCTGTCAAGTGAggcttttttttcctcccctccagGTACAGCGTACGTCTGGTTTCACATGATCTCGTTAATTTGGCTTCCTTTTACTTTAATCGCCTTGTTAAATTCCTTGACCATTAGACGGATTGTCTTGACCAGTcgagcccgcaggggactccggggtcacagcagtgagaatcaatgtgatccagagatggagaaccgaaggaaatccatcattttactcttcgctGTGtcaggcagttttgtgctgttgtggctgacagctctCGTGACTTTTTTAACTGACAGACTGACAAACCCCATTTATTACCGAGGCGACCGCACAAACCCAGGATACATCGCCACCGAAGCCGGAGCTATGCTGAAGCATTTGAGTTCCTgtccaaacacgtgtatttatgcagctacccagaggaaattcagagaagaACTGAAGAAGCTGCTGAAATCTCCCTGGACACTGATTCTAAGATTGGTTGGAACACGAACTACGAACTGGACCTCGCTTTGGACATTGGAATTCAGTTCTAGCGCCAAGCCTATCTTGGACTGGGGATCTCTCTCCTCACAGATGCATAAAGATGGTTCTTGTAAAAACTCACAGGTAGGCGATTATATTGCATGCCATTTGAAGCATTCAGCGTCAACATTGAGCGCGGGTTTCTACAGTTCCTACAGTTCATTGGCCGAGTGACTCCTGCCAAATAAGGGCATTCCCTCTTAAGTATGAATTTTGTCCGTGATGAAGTGAAATTTATTAGTGGAATAGAATATTTGATCATGGAGTTTAATATCACTGTGCGGGGAATGGAATTCAATTCCACCCTGTAATTGACAGGAAGATCCGCCAGTTTTAAGTAAAGATTCGATCGTTTCGAACTCCTGGTGAATTTACTTTTTCTCGGAGGTTTGATGAACACGGTGCTTGGACTGACGTCAGCTGCACCGGCCGCTTCATCCCTTCTCCAGGGAATAAGGAGCGGAGCCGCTGTATCGTTCGCAGTGCTGCGATGTTCCGCCATTTTTGAATGTTAACAGTTGTGTCTTTGTTTGACCTGCTTTATTCTGTCATCTTGTTTATTGAGAAATAGTTGAAACCTGCCcagcaaaattaaaaataaagtctTTGCCTGTTGTTACTGAATGTATTTGATTGTTATTAATCTGAATCAGCGACCCGGTAAAACTGGTAAAATAATGTAAGAACCAAGAATGTTTAATAACATTAATAATCAGGACATTTCATGCATCAATCTGCAATCAATACTCTCATATATTGGAATGGAACAatctgctctgtgtgtagtgCACAGACAGTAACATGTAATATCCCTTCCCTTTTATCAACTGGTGTAGTTTCGGCATCCACTAAGCAAGGCTGAGTATTCGGAGCTTCAACCGGTTACACTGCAGACCGGGGTTTCAAGCGTTGCTCTGTGCAAAGACATCAGATGAAGAATTGAGCGAATTAACTAGCAGTTTCTCCGTCCGCCAGTGTGTGTCTCGGATGAAACTGTTTCCAAATTAACCTGCAGTGTATTGGTTGCAGATTGAAAGATGTCGAGGAGAGGCTGCCCTGGGACTGGTCAAATCCACCGTTCACACTGTAGGATGTGCAGGATCATCAGAGGAGATGTCTCTGACTGCTTCCACTGTTCTATTCAGTTTACCCGGTTACACATGGAATACAGCCAGCGCTGTGTCCGCCCGATCTTTACACACGCTGTGATTGATGGGCACCGCAGATATTGATTGATgtgctggaaatacccagcatccgtgcagagagagacagaatcaacatttcaggtcgatgacaaaATCTGTTCTTTCACAATTTCTTAGCCTC from Heptranchias perlo isolate sHepPer1 unplaced genomic scaffold, sHepPer1.hap1 HAP1_SCAFFOLD_65, whole genome shotgun sequence includes:
- the LOC137318103 gene encoding probable G-protein coupled receptor 139 — translated: MGQPTILLIKQIYYPILVAVGVPANLMTIVILSRENCGLSKCISVYMVAMATGDLLVMIINIIVYHIFSYHFPLSFLSLTPVCSFILYMTVVALDLSVWFTVSFTFDRFVALCCQKFKTKYCTERTAAAVLTTVSVLIVLKHIPLPFTFEPHQIINKVQWGCLSSEAFFSSPPGTAYVWFHMISLIWLPFTLIALLNSLTIRRIVLTSRARRGLRGHSSENQCDPEMENRRKSIILLFAVSGSFVLLWLTALVTFLTDRLTNPIYYRGDRTNPGYIATEAGAMLKHLSSCPNTCIYAATQRKFREELKKLLKSPWTLILRLVGTRTTNWTSLWTLEFSSSAKPILDWGSLSSQMHKDGSCKNSQVGDYIACHLKHSASTLSAGFYSSYSSLAE